In Paenibacillus ihbetae, the following are encoded in one genomic region:
- a CDS encoding ABC transporter permease, producing the protein MEQLFDLALINSALRVLTPILLAALGGALCSRVGLFNVGLEGFMLLGAFSAVVGNYYFGNVFYAILFAIAIVSIFSLIFAYLSINLRANVIVVGIAMNALAAGLTTFSLRAIFDVKGAFYDNTMVGLPKWNIPVIEDIPVIGPILAGLTPLVYLSFLIAGLMWYYFYRTKSGFRFLAAGENPLAAKSVGIRVARYQYGAVLASGVLCALAGAQLSLGQVTMFTEGMTAGRGFIALVATMLGQSGPLGVTAASLLFGFMDALSIRFQGLALPTHFTQMLPYVVTILAMFFFKDKSFQKDALKQGSSSR; encoded by the coding sequence ATGGAACAGCTGTTTGACCTTGCCCTGATTAACTCGGCGCTCCGGGTGCTGACGCCGATTCTGCTCGCAGCCCTCGGCGGCGCCCTCTGCTCGCGCGTCGGATTGTTCAATGTCGGCCTGGAAGGCTTTATGCTGCTGGGTGCGTTCTCCGCAGTGGTTGGGAACTACTACTTCGGCAACGTGTTTTACGCGATATTGTTTGCGATTGCGATTGTATCGATCTTTTCGTTGATATTTGCCTATTTGAGCATAAACCTGCGGGCGAACGTCATCGTCGTCGGGATTGCCATGAATGCGCTGGCGGCCGGGCTTACCACGTTCAGCCTGCGGGCGATTTTCGATGTTAAGGGCGCCTTTTACGACAACACGATGGTCGGGCTGCCGAAATGGAATATCCCCGTCATTGAGGATATTCCCGTGATTGGACCGATTCTGGCGGGATTGACGCCGCTTGTGTACTTGTCATTTTTGATTGCAGGCTTGATGTGGTACTATTTTTATCGCACGAAGAGCGGATTCCGCTTCCTGGCTGCAGGTGAAAATCCGCTGGCGGCCAAGAGCGTTGGGATTCGGGTAGCCCGTTATCAATACGGCGCCGTACTGGCTAGCGGCGTGCTGTGCGCGCTTGCGGGTGCGCAGCTGTCGCTTGGACAAGTGACGATGTTTACGGAAGGCATGACCGCCGGTCGCGGCTTCATCGCCCTGGTTGCCACAATGCTGGGCCAATCCGGTCCGCTTGGCGTAACGGCGGCAAGTCTGCTGTTCGGGTTCATGGATGCGCTCAGCATCCGGTTCCAGGGACTGGCGCTGCCGACGCATTTCACGCAAATGCTGCCGTATGTCGTTACGATCCTGGCGATGTTCTTCTTCAAGGATAAGAGCTTCCAGAAGGATGCGCTGAAGCAGGGCTCGAGCTCGCGATAA
- a CDS encoding chitinase — translation MTVWKYPLSTKMIQRSMIAVLGTALLISPLEAFAANSVPDAPASPSSPSENTNTVAPSGKESVYEGSLLDVGEHRFLSRKEIVREWDDLDPEYAPEKAVDAVQSLLSEEDFEQLFPYRLGSEAWFQVAKGKEYYKADQTDYFSYDNLISAVEDVSNLKIKISTRQGVPSAQEIHRLDKEARIESLVLRSADFNAPEHRSKPIETVIIDGGTFLKEGFRKDRKRELAAFLANLSHETGGGWATAPGGPLRWGLFWNENIAGRTGANPDAFVDPASAELYPGTPGKRYYGRGPIMLSWNFNYGLFSSIIYGDKSVLLDQPEIVAADGKIGYMTAILFWMTPQNPKPSAHDVMVGKWKPSALDKFRGLGDPGFGTTIIVLNGLEANLGETEGSPVQRRAGHYRDITARMGVDITGEKVDTLGMKPF, via the coding sequence ATGACCGTGTGGAAATATCCGTTATCCACCAAGATGATTCAACGCAGTATGATTGCCGTGCTGGGAACGGCGCTTCTCATCTCTCCGCTTGAAGCTTTCGCTGCCAATTCCGTGCCGGATGCCCCAGCTTCGCCGTCCAGCCCGTCCGAAAATACCAATACGGTTGCCCCTTCCGGGAAGGAATCAGTGTATGAAGGCAGCCTGCTGGATGTTGGTGAACACCGTTTTCTAAGCCGTAAGGAAATCGTGCGGGAATGGGATGATCTGGACCCGGAATATGCACCGGAGAAGGCCGTCGACGCTGTTCAATCATTGCTTTCGGAGGAAGATTTCGAGCAGCTGTTTCCTTACCGACTCGGCTCGGAAGCGTGGTTTCAGGTCGCCAAAGGGAAAGAATATTATAAGGCTGACCAAACGGATTATTTTTCATATGACAATCTCATTTCTGCGGTGGAGGACGTTTCGAATCTGAAGATCAAAATCAGCACAAGACAAGGAGTCCCTTCAGCCCAGGAAATTCACCGTTTGGACAAGGAAGCCCGGATCGAGTCGCTTGTGCTGCGTTCGGCGGACTTCAACGCTCCGGAGCATCGCAGCAAACCGATCGAAACCGTTATCATCGACGGCGGTACGTTTCTGAAGGAAGGCTTCCGGAAGGACCGCAAACGCGAGCTGGCCGCCTTCCTCGCCAACCTGTCGCATGAGACGGGCGGCGGTTGGGCCACGGCCCCCGGAGGCCCGCTGCGCTGGGGACTGTTCTGGAATGAGAATATTGCGGGCCGGACCGGGGCCAATCCGGATGCCTTCGTCGATCCTGCGTCTGCCGAGCTATACCCGGGAACGCCCGGCAAGCGTTATTACGGCCGCGGACCGATCATGCTCAGCTGGAATTTCAACTACGGCCTGTTCAGCTCCATCATTTACGGGGACAAAAGCGTGCTCCTTGACCAGCCGGAGATTGTCGCAGCCGACGGAAAAATCGGGTATATGACCGCGATTCTATTCTGGATGACACCTCAGAATCCGAAGCCTTCGGCCCATGACGTCATGGTCGGCAAATGGAAGCCTTCCGCACTCGATAAATTTAGAGGCCTCGGCGACCCGGGCTTCGGCACAACGATTATCGTCTTGAACGGTCTGGAAGCAAACTTAGGTGAAACCGAAGGAAGTCCGGTCCAGCGGCGGGCAGGGCACTACCGCGATATTACCGCCCGGATGGGCGTCGATATTACGGGCGAAAAGGTGGATACGCTCGGCATGAAGCCTTTCTAA
- a CDS encoding BMP family protein yields MKKTWSILLTLILSVGLLAGCGSNDKSTDKGAAAGGAEGSKDKKRIALVLPEKIGVNPFFSLMDEGLKKAAADFDVEVKTIESTDPASIEQNLRTAVAEKYDLIITTTFQMEDALKKVAPENPDVPFAIIDTVVDLPNVRSVGFREHEAAYLLGAAAGLATKTNKVGNVVADDIPIMHKYIKGFEEGAKSVNPNVEIFVNFVGGFDDPAKAKELALLQNSKGADFVAGMSAVGDLGVFEAAKEKGFYTSGQDTDNTGTDPEHVVLAQLKGTDAVAYETVKDFVEGKFSFDVREYGLKEGGVGLTYVTHESKTPLNPFIGQDIVDQLKVISDDIIAGKIKVTNALEQN; encoded by the coding sequence ATGAAGAAGACATGGTCCATTCTATTAACACTCATACTCTCCGTTGGACTGCTGGCAGGCTGCGGCAGCAATGATAAGTCAACCGACAAAGGGGCTGCAGCTGGCGGTGCTGAAGGGTCTAAAGATAAGAAACGCATTGCGCTCGTTCTTCCTGAGAAGATCGGCGTGAATCCATTCTTTTCCTTGATGGACGAAGGCTTGAAGAAAGCGGCTGCCGATTTCGACGTGGAAGTGAAGACGATCGAATCGACCGACCCGGCCTCGATCGAGCAAAATCTGCGCACAGCCGTGGCAGAGAAATATGACTTGATCATCACAACCACATTCCAGATGGAGGATGCGCTGAAGAAGGTTGCGCCGGAGAATCCGGACGTACCGTTCGCGATCATTGATACCGTTGTCGACTTACCGAACGTTCGCAGCGTCGGATTCCGCGAGCATGAGGCGGCTTACCTCCTTGGAGCGGCTGCCGGATTGGCAACGAAAACGAACAAGGTCGGCAATGTCGTGGCAGACGATATTCCGATTATGCATAAGTATATCAAGGGGTTTGAGGAAGGCGCGAAATCCGTCAACCCGAATGTCGAAATCTTCGTTAACTTCGTCGGCGGATTTGACGATCCGGCGAAAGCGAAAGAGCTTGCGCTCCTGCAAAATTCCAAAGGCGCGGATTTCGTAGCAGGCATGTCCGCCGTCGGCGACCTGGGTGTATTTGAAGCTGCGAAAGAGAAGGGCTTCTACACGTCCGGCCAAGATACGGACAACACCGGCACCGATCCCGAGCATGTTGTCTTGGCTCAGCTGAAGGGAACGGACGCCGTTGCATACGAGACGGTCAAAGACTTTGTGGAAGGCAAATTTTCCTTTGATGTTCGCGAGTATGGCTTGAAGGAAGGCGGCGTAGGCCTCACTTATGTAACGCATGAGAGCAAAACTCCGCTGAACCCGTTCATTGGACAAGACATTGTAGACCAGCTCAAGGTGATTTCTGACGATATAATCGCTGGGAAAATTAAAGTAACAAACGCATTGGAACAAAACTAG
- a CDS encoding nucleoside phosphorylase, whose amino-acid sequence MLMPILQVNSEDIPEFVVVCGDPKRAEVISRKLEGARELAFSREYRTFVGTYEGVELAVTSHGVGCPGAAVCFEELIRAGAKTLIRVGTAGSYRADTPAGSLVVSTAAIRTDGLTKQLVPEGFPAVADSAVAEALYESALSLGEGVVRKGMTVTLDVFFNGVEEFPHPKYKAAGALGVEMEISALYVVAALRGVRAGAIVAIDGFADADLAAEYDPNTNVVSDAVEREIHAALMAVAKLAKQG is encoded by the coding sequence ATGTTGATGCCGATATTGCAAGTGAACTCGGAGGATATTCCCGAATTCGTCGTGGTCTGCGGCGATCCGAAGCGCGCGGAAGTCATCTCCCGCAAGCTGGAAGGCGCGCGCGAGCTGGCGTTCAGCCGCGAGTACCGGACCTTCGTAGGGACGTACGAAGGCGTGGAGCTGGCCGTGACGAGCCACGGCGTCGGCTGCCCGGGGGCGGCCGTCTGCTTCGAGGAGCTGATTCGCGCCGGTGCGAAGACGCTGATCCGCGTTGGCACCGCCGGCTCCTACCGGGCGGATACGCCGGCGGGGAGCCTGGTCGTCAGCACTGCGGCGATCCGCACGGACGGGCTGACGAAGCAGCTGGTGCCGGAAGGCTTCCCGGCTGTGGCGGATAGTGCGGTCGCGGAGGCGCTGTACGAATCCGCGCTCTCGTTAGGCGAGGGCGTCGTCCGCAAAGGGATGACGGTGACGCTGGATGTATTCTTTAACGGGGTGGAGGAATTCCCCCATCCGAAATATAAGGCGGCCGGCGCGCTCGGCGTAGAGATGGAAATCTCGGCGCTTTATGTAGTGGCCGCCCTCCGCGGCGTCCGCGCCGGTGCGATCGTGGCGATCGACGGCTTCGCGGACGCGGATCTCGCGGCGGAGTATGATCCGAACACGAATGTCGTGTCGGATGCCGTGGAGCGCGAGATTCACGCGGCCTTGATGGCCGTTGCGAAGCTGGCCAAGCAAGGGTGA
- a CDS encoding DUF5946 family protein → MECGAQELDQYSCYEQFGFPLAWEQQNPELYALHFWLVSCYMIQHPSNYTDAGYDQLVDLFRVAYDHDWDAATILRENRERIQTVGKIANPIPSNERSRIPRSWTRTINDVYIGGEAMAIDNIKKWRDAIRNEL, encoded by the coding sequence ATGGAATGCGGGGCACAGGAGCTTGATCAATATTCTTGCTACGAGCAGTTCGGCTTTCCTCTTGCCTGGGAGCAGCAGAATCCGGAATTATACGCCCTTCATTTCTGGCTTGTCTCCTGTTATATGATCCAGCACCCTTCCAATTATACCGATGCAGGCTACGACCAGTTAGTCGACCTATTTCGAGTTGCTTATGACCACGATTGGGATGCGGCAACGATATTACGGGAAAACCGCGAACGGATTCAAACCGTTGGCAAAATAGCGAATCCTATTCCAAGCAATGAGAGATCTCGTATCCCGAGAAGCTGGACACGCACGATCAATGATGTTTATATCGGCGGGGAAGCGATGGCAATCGACAACATCAAGAAATGGCGTGATGCCATACGAAATGAACTCTAA
- a CDS encoding sulfite oxidase-like oxidoreductase yields the protein MHKKAERLKKMKPVAAGNLTEEQRAKLPPGQTLTEKFPILHEGEVPVYDMSAWTLRVFGEVEEERTFSYEDIMAMKTVTLQTDIHCVTRWSKFDTVWEGVLFRDFLKELKVKPEAKYVMFHADPDYDTNVPIEDLLRDDVLLAYRFNGEPLTDKHGWPLRTVVPHRYFWKSAKWLRGIEFMAEDRPGFWERNGFHNEADPFKEQRFSGEALDIPEDEWTRKEFD from the coding sequence GTGCACAAGAAAGCGGAACGTTTGAAAAAAATGAAGCCGGTCGCGGCCGGCAACCTGACCGAGGAGCAGCGAGCCAAGCTGCCTCCCGGACAGACGCTGACCGAGAAGTTCCCCATTTTGCATGAAGGGGAGGTACCGGTTTATGACATGTCTGCATGGACGCTGCGGGTATTCGGCGAAGTCGAGGAGGAGCGGACATTTTCGTATGAGGATATTATGGCGATGAAGACGGTAACGCTCCAAACCGATATTCACTGCGTCACGCGCTGGTCGAAATTCGATACGGTGTGGGAAGGGGTGCTGTTTCGGGATTTCCTGAAGGAGCTGAAGGTCAAGCCGGAAGCCAAGTACGTAATGTTCCATGCGGATCCGGACTATGACACGAACGTGCCGATCGAGGATCTGCTCCGGGACGATGTGCTGCTTGCATACCGCTTCAACGGGGAGCCCCTGACGGACAAGCATGGCTGGCCGCTGCGCACGGTCGTGCCGCATCGGTATTTCTGGAAGAGCGCAAAGTGGCTGCGCGGCATTGAGTTTATGGCGGAGGACCGGCCGGGCTTTTGGGAACGCAACGGCTTTCATAATGAAGCCGATCCGTTCAAGGAGCAGCGGTTTAGCGGCGAAGCGCTGGATATACCGGAAGACGAATGGACACGTAAGGAGTTTGATTGA
- a CDS encoding YheC/YheD family protein, translating to MPYKSSTIKSKWKKTKWLLEDAYFRRYVPHTLPFSKKNLTSMLNDYTTVFFKPTDGSGGKNIIRIRKTDGGYQKQLKTKKTYFSGIDQLYQELQRFAGNRSYLLQKGIRLAKSNGKPFDIRVMVQKTKQGSWVGTALFTKVGSPGKVATNYNQGGKIGTFRHTMEGAGFNAAFISQMEAELKRVGVATGHNFDRHYKGFKELGLDVALDSSGRPWILEVNTRPQVYPLLTLKDKSLYYRVISYGKQYGRYK from the coding sequence ATGCCATATAAGAGCAGCACCATCAAAAGCAAATGGAAGAAAACGAAGTGGCTGTTAGAGGACGCCTATTTTCGGCGTTACGTCCCGCACACCTTGCCCTTTAGCAAAAAAAATCTGACCTCCATGCTGAACGACTATACCACCGTCTTCTTTAAGCCGACCGACGGGTCCGGCGGCAAGAACATTATTCGGATCCGCAAAACGGATGGAGGCTATCAAAAGCAGCTCAAAACGAAAAAAACGTATTTTTCCGGCATCGATCAGCTGTACCAGGAGCTGCAGCGTTTTGCCGGCAATCGTTCCTACTTGCTTCAGAAAGGCATTCGCCTCGCAAAGAGCAACGGCAAGCCGTTCGATATCCGGGTGATGGTCCAGAAGACCAAGCAGGGAAGCTGGGTCGGCACCGCCTTGTTTACAAAGGTCGGCAGTCCCGGTAAAGTCGCCACCAACTACAATCAGGGAGGGAAGATCGGCACGTTCCGGCATACGATGGAGGGCGCCGGCTTCAACGCCGCCTTCATCTCCCAGATGGAGGCCGAGCTGAAACGGGTCGGCGTAGCGACAGGCCATAATTTTGACCGTCACTACAAAGGCTTCAAGGAGCTCGGACTCGACGTTGCGCTGGACTCCAGCGGGCGGCCATGGATTCTCGAGGTTAACACGAGACCGCAGGTATACCCGCTTCTGACGCTGAAGGACAAGAGCCTGTATTACCGCGTTATTTCTTATGGTAAGCAGTACGGCCGATATAAATAG
- a CDS encoding MATE family efflux transporter, with product MSLFVRESGFYRRFFWLTLVIGMQNLISVGVNLSDNMMLGGYSETALSGVALANQIQFLLHMLVMGACEGLVIMSSRFWGAKQIDSIKQAASIGMRMSIALGLIMWLVVFFFPQEVLSLFTKDANVIASGVEYLGIMCFSYIFFAVTSSLLASLRSVETVKIGFIVSLSTLVINIVLNYILIYGHLGFPELGVQGSAIATLTARILECIIVCFYIKRFDRKIRLALRDFLHIDRELFKQYIRVGSPILMSNAIWGLAMAVQTAILGHMGESAIAANSIANTIFQMVTVIIYASASATAVLIGKTIGEGMMDKIIAYAKTLQILYVFLGLATGVVLFLLKGPVLGFYSISEEAKTLAGHFMTVLSITVVGTAYQMPALTGIVRSGGDTRFVLYNDFIFMWLIVLPSSALCAFAFGMSPLIVFICLKSDQILKCFVAIVKVNRFKWIRSFSS from the coding sequence ATGAGTTTATTTGTGCGCGAGAGCGGGTTTTACCGGCGATTTTTCTGGCTGACGCTTGTGATCGGGATGCAGAACCTGATATCGGTAGGCGTGAATTTATCCGATAATATGATGCTTGGCGGCTACAGTGAAACGGCTTTGTCCGGGGTCGCATTGGCTAACCAGATTCAATTCCTGCTGCATATGCTTGTGATGGGAGCCTGCGAGGGGCTCGTTATTATGTCCTCCCGGTTCTGGGGAGCAAAGCAGATCGATTCGATTAAACAAGCCGCAAGCATCGGCATGCGGATGTCGATCGCACTCGGTCTCATCATGTGGCTGGTGGTATTCTTCTTCCCGCAAGAGGTACTGTCCCTGTTCACGAAGGATGCGAACGTGATCGCCTCCGGTGTCGAGTATTTGGGGATCATGTGCTTCTCCTACATCTTCTTTGCCGTGACCAGCTCGCTGCTTGCCTCGCTGCGGAGCGTGGAGACGGTGAAGATCGGCTTTATCGTGTCGTTATCCACGCTGGTGATTAATATCGTGCTGAATTATATTTTGATCTACGGTCATCTGGGCTTTCCCGAATTGGGCGTTCAGGGGTCGGCCATCGCCACGCTAACGGCGCGAATTCTGGAATGCATCATCGTCTGTTTCTATATCAAGCGGTTTGACCGCAAAATCAGGCTCGCGCTGCGGGATTTCCTGCATATCGACCGGGAGCTGTTCAAGCAGTATATCCGGGTCGGCTCCCCGATTCTGATGTCTAATGCGATCTGGGGGCTGGCCATGGCCGTACAAACCGCAATTCTGGGGCATATGGGGGAATCCGCGATCGCGGCCAATTCCATTGCGAACACGATCTTCCAGATGGTTACGGTCATCATCTACGCTTCAGCCAGCGCGACCGCGGTGCTCATCGGGAAGACGATCGGCGAGGGCATGATGGATAAAATCATTGCTTATGCCAAAACGCTGCAGATTCTGTATGTGTTTCTTGGCCTCGCGACCGGCGTGGTCCTGTTCCTCCTGAAAGGACCCGTCCTTGGCTTCTACTCCATCTCTGAAGAAGCAAAGACGCTTGCCGGACATTTCATGACCGTGCTGTCGATAACGGTCGTCGGCACCGCCTATCAGATGCCGGCCCTGACAGGGATCGTCCGCAGCGGAGGAGACACGCGCTTCGTGCTGTACAACGACTTCATCTTTATGTGGCTCATCGTGCTGCCGTCGTCGGCGCTGTGCGCTTTCGCGTTCGGCATGTCGCCGCTGATTGTATTCATTTGCCTGAAATCGGATCAGATTTTGAAGTGCTTCGTGGCGATCGTGAAGGTCAACCGGTTTAAATGGATACGATCCTTCAGCTCATGA
- a CDS encoding MmcQ/YjbR family DNA-binding protein, whose amino-acid sequence MRDPIMAYCLSKKGALEDYPFGPLPVVMKVGGKMFALLSMEDHKVSHISLKCDPVIAANLREQHEAVQPGYHLNKKHWNTVTLDGSLSEADLHDMIDHSYDLVLNTLPKAKRLAITQRLVSSDGQAT is encoded by the coding sequence TTGAGAGATCCGATTATGGCTTACTGCCTTTCGAAGAAGGGAGCTCTGGAGGATTATCCGTTCGGTCCGCTTCCGGTCGTAATGAAGGTCGGCGGTAAAATGTTCGCTCTGTTATCGATGGAGGACCACAAGGTCAGCCATATTTCCTTGAAATGCGATCCGGTGATTGCTGCGAACTTGCGGGAACAGCATGAAGCGGTCCAGCCCGGATACCATCTGAACAAAAAGCATTGGAATACGGTCACCCTCGACGGTTCCTTGAGCGAAGCCGATCTGCACGACATGATTGATCATTCTTACGACCTGGTGCTCAATACGCTGCCGAAGGCAAAGCGACTGGCGATTACGCAGCGCTTGGTGTCATCGGATGGACAGGCTACGTAA
- a CDS encoding ABC transporter ATP-binding protein, with amino-acid sequence MLLQMDSITKKYGEFSANRGIDFSLRAGEVHAIVGENGAGKTTLMRILYGMEQPTSGTIRLNGKEVSFASPLDAIQSGIGMVHQHFMLFPSFTIAENIVIGNEPGAGAVFDRKQAVKTVEELCETFGMKVDPQAIVSSTAPGVQQRVEILKVLYQGADIIILDEPTGVLTPLEVQELLEAIKQLSKQGKSFILISHKLNEVLDVADRITVLRDGAVTGVVDKHATDAHEISRLMVGRELLELDRKPLTPGDKVLEVTDLSLRGTKGKPVLDAVSLSVRAGEIVGVAGISGNGQSELLQLISGLAQPDGGRISVAGKDVTGKAPREIRESGLAHIPEDRYVWGANRTATVMDTGLMGHHRRLQKSGFLKLKDIRALVSGWVQKFSIKTGSLETSTQYLSGGNLQKLIVARELEQGTPFLIAAEPTRGVDIGAMETIHGELLKRREEGTGILLVSSELTEILKLSDRILVMYEGRIAGELSAKEATEEKLGLLMAGGTLQ; translated from the coding sequence ATGCTACTCCAGATGGACAGTATTACGAAAAAGTATGGCGAGTTTAGCGCAAACCGCGGCATTGATTTTTCGCTGCGCGCAGGTGAAGTTCATGCGATTGTCGGAGAGAATGGTGCAGGTAAAACAACGCTGATGCGGATTTTGTACGGGATGGAGCAGCCGACCTCGGGTACGATTCGTCTGAACGGCAAGGAAGTGTCCTTTGCCAGTCCCCTGGATGCCATACAGAGCGGAATCGGCATGGTGCATCAGCACTTCATGCTGTTTCCTTCCTTTACGATCGCGGAGAACATTGTCATCGGCAACGAACCGGGCGCAGGGGCCGTCTTTGACCGGAAGCAGGCCGTGAAGACGGTGGAAGAGCTATGCGAAACATTCGGGATGAAGGTGGATCCGCAGGCGATCGTAAGCAGCACCGCACCCGGCGTGCAGCAGCGGGTCGAAATTTTAAAGGTACTCTATCAAGGGGCTGACATCATTATCCTGGACGAACCGACGGGGGTTCTCACACCGCTGGAGGTTCAGGAGCTCTTGGAGGCTATCAAACAGCTGTCGAAGCAGGGCAAAAGCTTTATTCTGATCAGTCACAAGCTGAATGAAGTGCTTGATGTCGCCGACCGCATTACCGTCCTTCGGGACGGAGCGGTGACAGGCGTGGTGGATAAGCATGCTACCGACGCGCATGAAATCTCCCGGCTGATGGTCGGACGTGAGCTGCTGGAGCTGGATCGCAAGCCGCTTACGCCTGGCGATAAGGTGCTGGAGGTAACAGACCTTTCGCTGCGCGGCACGAAGGGCAAGCCGGTGCTGGATGCGGTTAGCCTTAGCGTTCGCGCAGGCGAGATCGTAGGAGTAGCGGGCATATCCGGCAACGGACAATCCGAGCTGCTTCAGCTCATCTCGGGTCTGGCCCAGCCGGACGGAGGCCGGATCTCCGTCGCCGGCAAGGACGTTACAGGCAAGGCGCCCAGAGAGATTCGGGAGAGCGGCCTTGCGCACATCCCGGAAGACCGTTACGTGTGGGGGGCCAACCGGACGGCCACGGTGATGGATACCGGACTGATGGGTCACCATCGCCGGCTGCAGAAGAGCGGCTTCCTCAAGCTGAAGGACATCCGTGCCCTCGTTTCGGGATGGGTGCAGAAATTCTCGATTAAGACGGGCTCGCTGGAGACGAGCACGCAGTATTTGTCCGGGGGCAATCTGCAGAAGCTGATTGTCGCCCGCGAGCTGGAGCAGGGCACGCCGTTTCTGATCGCGGCAGAGCCAACGCGCGGCGTCGACATCGGCGCCATGGAGACGATTCACGGCGAGCTGTTGAAACGGCGCGAAGAGGGGACGGGAATTTTGCTCGTGTCCTCCGAGCTGACCGAGATCTTGAAGCTCTCTGACCGGATTCTGGTTATGTATGAAGGCCGAATTGCAGGCGAGCTGTCGGCGAAGGAAGCGACGGAGGAAAAACTGGGACTGCTGATGGCGGGAGGAACATTGCAATGA
- a CDS encoding ABC transporter permease: protein MNKWTKLTLPLLQPVAAIIVGLLAGAIAIIIAGGDILETYAEMWKGAFGGMYFFTNTLSRATPIILIGLGAALAFRAGFFNLGAEGQMVFGALCAALVGLYMPGPGWLVCIAALLAGVIAGGLWSVMAGYFDSRFGVNLLISTLLLNYVAVLFAGYLVAYPLKDRSGSAAMAQSEMLDNSVWLPKLISGMPLHVGFVLAVLAALIIFVVLKRTVVGYEIRMLGGNPLFALFGGVKRGPMMIGAMFASGGLAGLGGAVEILGSQYRYIDGALSTADYAWTGIMAALLAGSNPIGTLIAAIFLAALQTGGMGVERNTEVPLEVGDIIQAVLILFISARFTYSFLKRRKENKSDGTAV, encoded by the coding sequence ATGAACAAATGGACAAAATTAACGCTTCCGCTGCTTCAGCCGGTCGCAGCCATTATCGTGGGTCTATTGGCTGGAGCGATTGCAATTATTATTGCCGGAGGCGACATTTTAGAGACGTATGCGGAAATGTGGAAAGGCGCGTTCGGAGGAATGTATTTCTTCACGAATACCCTCTCGCGGGCGACGCCGATCATTCTGATCGGATTAGGCGCGGCGCTTGCCTTCCGCGCGGGCTTCTTTAACCTTGGAGCGGAAGGTCAGATGGTGTTCGGGGCGCTCTGCGCCGCATTGGTCGGATTGTATATGCCTGGACCGGGCTGGCTCGTGTGCATTGCCGCTCTGCTCGCCGGCGTTATCGCAGGCGGATTATGGTCGGTCATGGCCGGATACTTCGATTCGAGATTCGGCGTGAACCTGCTGATCTCAACGCTGCTGCTCAACTATGTGGCCGTATTGTTTGCCGGCTATTTGGTTGCCTACCCGCTGAAGGACCGCTCAGGCTCGGCGGCGATGGCCCAGTCGGAGATGCTTGACAACAGCGTTTGGCTGCCGAAGCTGATCTCGGGCATGCCGCTCCACGTCGGGTTTGTGCTGGCCGTCCTCGCGGCTTTGATCATTTTTGTGGTGCTGAAGCGTACGGTGGTCGGTTATGAAATCCGGATGCTCGGCGGGAACCCGCTGTTCGCCTTGTTCGGCGGGGTGAAGCGCGGGCCGATGATGATCGGCGCCATGTTTGCAAGCGGCGGTCTTGCGGGTCTCGGCGGTGCTGTCGAGATTTTGGGCTCCCAGTATCGTTATATCGACGGCGCATTATCCACGGCGGATTATGCATGGACAGGCATTATGGCAGCGCTGCTGGCCGGATCGAATCCGATCGGCACGCTGATTGCGGCGATCTTTCTGGCCGCGCTGCAGACCGGCGGCATGGGCGTCGAGCGGAATACGGAAGTGCCGCTTGAGGTGGGAGATATCATCCAAGCCGTTCTGATCTTGTTTATTTCCGCCCGATTCACATATAGCTTCCTGAAGCGCAGAAAGGAGAACAAATCCGATGGAACAGCTGTTTGA
- a CDS encoding CYTH domain-containing protein: MAVEIERKYLLDEYPAAFIEKGTLVVEKEQQIEQTYLALDGDQELRVRRIVDMQTGAVDFTHTFKKGWGLSREEVEYSISEGLYEQVVKAHGAIPLTKRRVTARWGERIIEIDDYNQIDLMVLEVEFPSLEDAEAFVPPAWFGKDISTEKQYSNKKVWRDLQARSQA, translated from the coding sequence ATGGCGGTTGAAATCGAACGGAAATACCTGCTGGACGAATATCCTGCAGCTTTCATCGAGAAGGGGACGCTTGTCGTCGAGAAGGAGCAGCAGATCGAGCAGACCTATTTGGCCCTGGACGGCGATCAAGAGCTGCGCGTACGCAGAATCGTCGACATGCAGACCGGAGCGGTGGATTTCACGCATACCTTTAAGAAAGGGTGGGGACTGTCCAGGGAAGAAGTCGAATATTCCATATCGGAAGGACTGTATGAACAGGTTGTGAAGGCGCACGGGGCGATCCCGCTGACCAAGCGGAGAGTCACTGCACGCTGGGGAGAGCGGATCATCGAAATCGATGATTACAACCAAATCGACCTGATGGTGCTCGAAGTGGAGTTTCCTTCGCTGGAAGACGCGGAAGCGTTCGTGCCGCCGGCATGGTTCGGCAAGGACATCAGCACGGAGAAACAGTATAGTAATAAAAAGGTGTGGCGGGATCTCCAGGCACGCTCCCAAGCCTGA